The following proteins are encoded in a genomic region of Maledivibacter sp.:
- a CDS encoding Flp family type IVb pilin yields MNLVNYFNTHVKSHIDNEKGQGMVEYGLILAVIAAVVIASFTSIGSNLATKLADTVTKLNP; encoded by the coding sequence ATGAATTTAGTGAATTATTTCAACACCCATGTAAAGTCGCACATTGATAATGAAAAAGGGCAGGGTATGGTGGAATATGGACTAATACTCGCGGTTATAGCAGCAGTTGTAATTGCGTCCTTCACAAGTATTGGAAGCAACTTGGCAACAAAGTTAGCGGATACAGTGACAAAGCTTAACCCATAA
- a CDS encoding methyl-accepting chemotaxis protein, which translates to MNKESQFIKKANFTVLLVTWSIIAVLAVGFILEYLKGSRSLTYIIVILASGILFTLMANLLYFKNPSSKYLKVLVFIGFFIMYTSTMLTAKTKLAFIFVFPLLTCFSLYFNKKFIHLVTSLTFLLNVYYVINKMGMGNVSSLDTTMYTMQILTMIMYIIVLNAVVLMSSKFKSELVENITKIEAAKKIERDMVNDILNTAKVVDNNTIGVNNIIGKLSISTNTIADAVSEISTGAQNTAEEIQEQTILAEDIHEKIINTFEMSKEMDEDSIITEDVAKRGMEIVNILGEKNKVVNENNDIVVSIINALNQESKGIKEITKMITNIAEQTNLLALNAAIEANRVGEAGKGFAVVANEIRDLAEQSKDSAEKISYTINELGNRTEKAVESAINLKNINDEQNNMIVESENVLVEINANTSKVRNKIQLINERINSILNANEKMVEGVTNISAIAEETIATTEEAAVIANEHISEANEAQRLVQELATASNNLKKYEY; encoded by the coding sequence ATGAACAAAGAAAGTCAATTCATAAAGAAGGCTAATTTTACAGTATTATTAGTTACATGGAGTATAATTGCAGTATTGGCTGTGGGATTTATACTTGAATATTTAAAGGGTAGCAGAAGCCTTACATATATCATAGTCATACTGGCTAGTGGTATATTATTTACTCTTATGGCTAACCTGCTATATTTTAAGAATCCTTCAAGTAAATATTTAAAGGTTCTAGTTTTCATTGGTTTTTTTATAATGTATACCAGTACAATGCTAACAGCAAAAACAAAACTAGCATTTATATTTGTATTTCCATTACTAACCTGTTTTTCTTTATATTTTAACAAAAAATTTATTCATCTTGTTACTAGCCTAACATTCCTTTTAAATGTATATTATGTAATAAATAAAATGGGAATGGGGAATGTAAGTTCCTTAGATACAACTATGTATACTATGCAGATTTTAACAATGATTATGTATATTATTGTATTAAATGCAGTTGTTTTAATGTCTTCTAAATTTAAGTCTGAATTAGTAGAAAATATTACAAAAATAGAAGCTGCCAAGAAAATTGAAAGGGATATGGTTAATGATATATTAAATACAGCCAAGGTAGTAGATAACAATACCATAGGGGTTAATAATATTATAGGAAAACTTTCTATATCAACTAATACTATAGCCGATGCTGTATCAGAAATATCTACTGGGGCTCAAAATACTGCTGAAGAGATCCAGGAACAAACCATATTGGCTGAAGATATTCATGAAAAGATAATAAATACATTTGAAATGTCTAAAGAGATGGATGAGGATTCTATTATAACCGAAGATGTGGCTAAACGAGGAATGGAGATTGTTAATATTTTAGGTGAAAAAAATAAGGTTGTTAATGAAAATAATGATATAGTTGTTTCTATAATTAACGCTCTAAATCAAGAGTCTAAAGGAATAAAAGAAATTACAAAAATGATTACTAATATAGCAGAACAAACTAATTTACTTGCCTTAAATGCTGCCATAGAAGCCAATAGAGTCGGTGAAGCTGGAAAGGGATTTGCAGTGGTAGCTAATGAAATCAGAGACCTAGCGGAACAAAGTAAAGACTCGGCGGAAAAAATATCCTATACTATTAATGAGCTAGGTAATAGAACGGAGAAAGCAGTAGAATCCGCCATCAATCTTAAGAATATTAATGACGAACAAAATAATATGATTGTTGAAAGTGAAAATGTACTTGTGGAGATCAATGCAAATACATCTAAGGTTAGGAACAAGATACAGCTGATTAATGAACGAATAAATAGTATATTAAATGCAAATGAAAAAATGGTTGAGGGAGTAACTAATATATCCGCCATTGCTGAAGAAACTATTGCCACCACTGAAGAAGCAGCAGTAATAGCGAATGAGCATATTAGTGAAGCAAATGAAGCTCAAAGGCTAGTTCAAGAATTGGCTACAGCCTCTAATAATCTAAAAAAATATGAATACTAG
- a CDS encoding pilus assembly protein, translating into MPTRKLLKSKKGQAMVEMAIVIPILLIILMGIFEFGRIFNTYIILTNASREGARRAALGASDTEVNEKINNAVLYLDSTNLTTLITPSKSSRKRGSEVKINIQYDVDIIAPIIDTIIPNPFHLETQTVMRVE; encoded by the coding sequence ATGCCTACAAGAAAGCTATTAAAAAGTAAAAAAGGTCAGGCAATGGTGGAAATGGCAATAGTTATTCCTATTTTACTTATTATTTTAATGGGAATATTTGAGTTTGGAAGAATATTTAATACTTACATAATATTAACCAATGCATCAAGGGAGGGTGCTAGAAGAGCTGCATTAGGAGCTAGTGATACTGAGGTTAATGAGAAGATAAACAATGCAGTACTATATTTAGATTCTACTAATCTAACTACCCTCATAACTCCATCAAAAAGTAGTAGAAAAAGGGGCAGTGAAGTAAAGATAAATATTCAGTATGATGTAGATATAATTGCACCTATTATAGATACAATCATACCAAATCCCTTTCATTTAGAAACCCAGACGGTTATGAGGGTTGAATAA
- a CDS encoding BCCT family transporter: protein MMNKKQGSKVVYYISLIVTFVIVIWGILGKDSFEAAANGLYKFLTLNFGWSYLLSMFLFVGFAIFLAFSKYGDIKLGPDDSEPDFKTSSWFAMLFGAGMGIGLVFWGVAEPLNHYIAPPFGIQGGTPEAANFAMKQSFMHWGFHPWANYSIIGLALAYFQFRKNKPGLISSIFIPLIGEERVNGPIGKMIDIFAVFATVAGVATSLGLGTMQINGGLNYLFGLPKTTVVQVSIIAIVTLIYIWTAVTGIEKGIKLLSDINLVTAIALLGLTILIGPTIKIINSFTNGVGMYMSGFIRDSFHIEPFGDNKWIGDWTVFYWAWWIAWAPFVGTFIARISRGRTIKEFIIGVIVAPSVASFVWFAAFGTLGIDLGVGAASEAAQVTETALFVVMKQYPLGNIISLIAVFLLCTFFITSANSATFVLGMFTSNGDLNPSNSKKIVWGVVQALLALALLLAGGLKTLQIGSVAAAFPFIFVMIFACISLVKALSNDEKFS from the coding sequence ATGATGAATAAAAAGCAAGGTAGTAAGGTGGTTTATTATATATCACTAATAGTTACATTTGTTATAGTAATATGGGGTATTCTTGGTAAGGATAGCTTTGAAGCTGCAGCAAATGGATTATATAAATTTCTAACCCTTAACTTTGGATGGTCTTATCTTTTGTCAATGTTCTTGTTTGTAGGATTCGCAATATTTTTAGCTTTTAGTAAATATGGTGATATAAAATTAGGGCCCGACGATTCAGAGCCTGATTTTAAAACTTCATCATGGTTTGCAATGCTATTTGGTGCAGGAATGGGAATAGGTCTTGTATTCTGGGGAGTGGCAGAACCATTAAATCATTATATTGCTCCACCATTTGGAATACAGGGAGGAACTCCAGAAGCAGCTAATTTTGCCATGAAACAATCCTTTATGCACTGGGGATTTCATCCATGGGCTAATTACAGTATAATAGGACTTGCTTTAGCATATTTCCAATTTAGAAAAAACAAACCAGGCCTAATAAGTAGTATATTCATACCTTTAATTGGAGAAGAAAGAGTAAATGGACCCATTGGTAAAATGATAGATATATTTGCTGTATTTGCTACTGTTGCAGGAGTTGCAACTTCCCTTGGACTTGGAACTATGCAAATAAATGGTGGATTAAATTATTTATTTGGATTACCAAAAACTACTGTGGTACAGGTATCTATAATTGCAATAGTAACTCTTATTTATATATGGACAGCGGTTACAGGAATTGAAAAGGGGATTAAACTCTTATCGGATATAAACCTAGTTACAGCAATTGCACTATTAGGGCTTACTATATTAATAGGACCTACAATAAAAATAATAAACTCATTTACAAATGGAGTAGGTATGTATATGAGTGGATTTATAAGAGACAGTTTTCACATTGAGCCCTTTGGAGATAATAAATGGATTGGGGACTGGACTGTTTTCTATTGGGCTTGGTGGATAGCGTGGGCTCCATTTGTTGGAACCTTTATAGCCCGTATATCTAGAGGTAGAACTATCAAAGAATTTATTATAGGTGTTATAGTAGCACCTTCAGTTGCTTCCTTTGTATGGTTTGCCGCTTTCGGTACATTAGGAATTGATCTTGGAGTTGGAGCAGCTTCAGAGGCTGCACAGGTTACAGAAACAGCATTGTTTGTTGTTATGAAGCAATATCCTCTAGGAAATATAATCTCTTTAATAGCTGTATTCTTATTATGTACTTTCTTCATAACCTCCGCAAACTCTGCCACTTTTGTACTAGGAATGTTTACGTCAAATGGAGATTTAAATCCATCAAATTCCAAGAAAATAGTATGGGGAGTTGTTCAAGCATTACTTGCTTTAGCATTACTTCTAGCAGGTGGACTTAAAACCCTACAGATTGGATCAGTGGCTGCAGCATTCCCATTCATATTTGTAATGATATTTGCATGTATTTCACTGGTTAAAGCACTTAGTAATGATGAGAAATTTAGTTAG